One Helianthus annuus cultivar XRQ/B chromosome 12, HanXRQr2.0-SUNRISE, whole genome shotgun sequence genomic region harbors:
- the LOC110894035 gene encoding uncharacterized protein LOC110894035: MINTMKVLQHEHQLTLIDLNPEYPNDNVYDDEYDLIKNQAFNCSCGLCSREITFFHRYYYKCDQCDYSLHKLCKEQQFPTKLEHASHEIFHPSHQHPLIPLFKELLAKCDACGEQQEGVFYHCSKCVCSTCVSPFIHNDCAFREKRLHIQQDAHDRFSHAHPLILTYSFPKADQEAKFNPPCRICEQSFSNYENLWVYKCEKCRYYVHLHCANLRLKPSYSGTDITISSNNEDDSNVLHLPFTDQTYNMISDFLFKKTIEMSLTHNSHKHPLIHVDTPTSSRIPKLSFHDLMNKNEALCNGCLRPITDDMAFYKCTLNDQVCNFVLHDWCTRLPAELKGYRGHPKHTLLLLPKARHNVLGAFVCNTCDGFCNGFVYACEECSYYVDVICALLPKKIIHKSHPNHPLSRVEKRLGKDRCRMCLRDFVHDKEVSLSCETCKFHLHPECAISLPQAITHKYDKHPMTLTYSPAENYGGDYFCEVCEEELNPNACFYHCDKCEQSMHSTCAPLLPKSNTYIYDYGLSVTSVSGLVNIKFGSIHETQDHEHPLLLMQGTESDGDCTKCHGRLNGFFILKCLERKFAIHIHHYWW, from the exons ATGATCAATACAATGAAGGTGTTACAACATGAACATCAACTAACTCTTATAGATTTAAATCCAGAATATCCAAATGATAACGTTTACGATGATGAGTATGATTTGATTAAAAATCAAGCCTTTAATTGTTCATGTGGTCTTTGTTCTCGAGAAATCACTTTTTTTCACAGGTATTACTATAAATGTGATCAGTGTGACTACTCGCTCCACAAATTATGCAAAGAACAACAGTTTCCAACAAAGTTGGAACACGCATCCCATGAAATTTTTCACCCTAGCCACCAGCACCCACTAATTCCCCTTTTTAAAGAGCTTTTGGCAAAATGTGATGCCTGTGGAGAGCAACAAGAAGGAGTTTTCTATCATTGTTCCAAATGTGTTTGTTCCACATGTGTTTCTCCTTTCATCCATAACGATTGTGCTTTCCGGGAGAAAAGGTTGCACATTCAACAAGATGCACATGATCGTTTCTCTCATGCTCATCCACTCATCCTTACGTACTCCTTTCCAAAAGCCGACCAAGAAGCCAAATTTAATCCTCCATGTAGGATATGTGAGCAATCCTTTTCTAATTATGAGAACCTTTGGGTTTATAAATGCGAGAAATGCAGATATTATGTTCATCTTCATTGTGCAAATTTAAGATTGAAGCCCTCCTATTCAG GTACGGATATAACCATATCAAGCAATAACGAAGACGATTCTAATGTTCTCCATCTCCCATTCACCGATCAAACTTACAACATGATTAGTGATTTTCTTTTCAAGAAAACTATTGAGATGAGTCTAACTCATAATAGTCATAAGCATCCACTGATTCATGTGGACACACCAACCTCCTCAAGAATACCAAAATTATCCTTTCATGATCTGATGAATAAGAATGAAGCTTTATGCAATGGATGTCTGAGACCAATCACGGACGACATGGCGTTTTACAAGTGCACATTAAATGATCAGGTATGCAACTTTGTTCTCCATGACTGGTGCACCCGGTTGCCTGCTGAATTAAAAGGCTATAGAGGTCACCCAAAACATACGCTTCTTCTCTTGCCAAAGGCGCGCCATAATGTTCTTGGCGCGTTTGTATGTAACACATGCGACGGTTTTTGCAATGGATTTGTTTACGCTTGTGAAGAATGTAGTTACTACGTCGATGTTATTTGTGCACTCCTACCCAAAAAAATCATACATAAATCTCATCCAAATCACCCACTTTCAAGAGTTGAGAAAAGACTGGGCAAAGATCGTTGTCGTATGTGTTTGCGTGATTTCGTGCATGACAAAGAAGTCTCGCTGAGTTGCGAAACTTGTAAATTTCATCTACATCCCGAGTGCGCTATCTCACTACCCCAGGCAATTACGCACAAGTATGACAAGCACCCAATGACCCTAACTTACTCCCCAGCTGAAAACTATGGTGGTGATTATTTCTGTGAAGTTTGTGAGGAGGAACTTAATCCTAATGCTTGTTTCTATCATTGTGATAAATGTGAGCAGTCCATGCATTCAACTTGTGCTCCATTATTGCCTAAAAGCAACACATATATCTATGACTATGGGTTAAGTGTGACAAGTGTTTCTGGTTTGGTGAACATAAAGTTCGGAAGCATTCATGAGACTCAAGATCATGAACACCCTCTTTTGCTTATGCAAGGGACTGAAAGTGATGGTGATTGCACCAAGTGCCATGGCAGATTGAATGGCTTTTTCATCTTAAAGTGTCTAGAGCGTAAGTTTGCGATTCATATACATCATTACTGGTGGTGA